The following is a genomic window from Sphingobacteriales bacterium.
AGTTTGCTCCCGGCAGCGAAATGAGTGTTGTATGGAAAAATGCTGTATTCTCACAGGGTGAAACAATCGAACCTTCTTATTTTAAAAATTTTGAAGAAGTGTTAAACCAACCGGCCATCAATAGCTTTTCGGTTAAGGTATTATATTACCTTGATTACAATTATTTAAGGAAAGGCTAAGAATATGAAAATTAATTTTTTATGTTGATTAAAGTTCCTTTTTCAGTTTATTACCCCAAGGATTATTTTTTGCTGAAAAGGGTGTTTTTGATATACCAGGTGAAACTCAACAAGTAATCATTATTGACAAAAGATTCAGGAGTGCAGGACAATGAACTCAAATCAAAAGTTTTAGAGCTTCCTGAAAATATAGAAAAGGAAATTTGCAGATTTTGCTTTGGGAATACTGAAATACTGCCAAAAAGTTGATTGTCAAATTGTTTAATTGACCAGTCCGAATCAAGCGGACTGTATGATTGCTCGGTCAGGTAATCCGCTTTATTGGTATAATCAACCAGATTCTTTGAATAGAATTTTCCGGTTAAAAAGTAATTCAGCCTGAAACCGGCAGAAGCAGAGAAATATATTTTTGATATACGAAATTTATAACCTGCTGAAACGGGAAGGCAGATTTTCTGATATTGCTGGTTTTTCCAGATGTCATGGGTATAATTTCCTCCATAAAGCATATCAGTATCATTTCGGTGATAGTGTTCTTTTGAACCTGTCAGTTGATATTGAAATGCTGACGAGAATAGAAAATGTTTGAAAACAGTCAGTTGGGCAGTCAGGCCGAAGAGGGGAGAAATCAGGGGCTTGAAAGATTCAGTAACAGTGGCTTTTCGTGTTTTGATTGTATAAGAAACTTTACTCGGTGGCTGGCTGATAGTTAAACCTGCTTCCATGCCAAATCTGAAGTCAGGCTGAGCATGGGAATAAAATGCCGGACTGATTAATAAAATGATGAATATTAATTCTGTATTGCTTTTCACAATGGTAAGATGAAAATCTAATGGTTTACGTTGCTACAATGATAGTGATTTTTTTATAGTTATCACAAAATAAATTTTCTGAAACTATGCTTGCTGTTCAATGACTGAACGATACATTGTGTGAAGTTTATGAAACTACTTTTAAGCAGTATTTTGTATTTTTGTAAGAAAATTTAATAATGAATGAGTTTGAAAATACAGATATCAGGTGGAAACAACGTTTAAATAATTTTGAAAAAGCAGTCAGATATCTGGATGATGCAGTAAAAAGAAAAACGGAGGAAGATATTATTTTACGTGCCGGGTTAATTCAATTCTACTAAATGACTTTTGAACTGGCATGGAACACACTTAAAGACTATTTTGAATCAGAAGGATTTAATAATTTAAAGAGTCCGCGCAGTGTTATTAAAAAAGCTTTTGAAACAGGTTTAATTGAAGAAGGGCATGCGTGGATGATTATGCTTGAAAACAGGAATATAACTTCGCACGCTTATGATGAAACTGTATCAAAGCAAATTGAAAATGCTATTAAAAACACCTATTCTTCCTTATTGGTCAGCTTGTTTAAAAAATTAAAATCATTAGCCGATAATGAATAATTTCGGATTTTCAGAAGCAGATTGGGAGCAAATGATTGAAGTGTTTTCAGGATTTGAAGATATCGAAAAGGCAGTATTGTTCGGTAGTCGTGCAAAAGGCAATTTCAAAAATGGGAGCGATATTGACATTGTTTTATTCGGGTCAGAACTAAAATATGAAACTGTTTTATCTGTAGGCTTTATGCTGAATGAAGAGTGCAACCTACCTTATCACTTTGACATTGTTGACAACAATACAATAGAAAATGATGAGTTAAAAGCTCATATTCAGAGAGTCGGAAAAGTGATTTATTCAAAATTCACTGATTCCTGAAATTCTGTTAAAAATCCTGAAGATTAGAAAAAATATTCATCAATATTGATATTACATCTGCTGAGATATTATCTGATTCTTAAAATCACATCTCCTTTATGAACGGGTTGCCCCTGTTTGATAAAAATTTCTGTGATTTCTCCGTCATATTCTGATTTTAACTCATGATAGTTCAGGTCGGAGAGGATGTAACACAACCGCTGGCCTTTCCTGACCACTGTACCTACCGTAATGTCATCTTCCCGCATATAATAGTTCAGATTGTAGTACACAGTGCCAAAAAGCGGTGAGACAATATCCTTACTGCTGGTTTCAGGTTTAGGCTGTGCAGAACGAACATTAATTGCGGAACTAAGGTCAGCTCTGGCTTTGGCAAGTTCTTCCTGAAAACGTTTTTTGGCAATACCTGATTTATAATCGCGGTATTGCCGGTCGTGCATGGCAAATTCAAACAGTTCTTCATCATCCTGTCCGCGATCCCAACCCAGTTGTTCCATTTCTGCAATATATTTTGGCAATTCATCGGGGAATGCTTCCTGAGGTACACCTGTATAAAATTCTTTGCCTTGTTTTTTAGCAATTTCAATGATTTCGGGTGCCAGCGGGCCTGGCAATTGTCCGGCTTTACCGAGTATCATGTCCCATGAATTGTTGTCGATATTCTGAAATCTCTCTTTTCCCTGTTCGATGGCCAGCACATTCAGCAATGCTATATTTTTCACATACTGGCTGAACGGAGTTACCAGCGGAGGATAGCCGAGCATTGGCCAGATATAACTAACCTCATTAAAAAGTTTGACGAGCAATTCATCAATATTCAGCGGTTTTTTACCGGCATTTTCGTGGAAACGGTTTAAGCCTTCATGAACGCCTTTCAGGTCAGCCATCATGCTCCCCATCATGCCTCCGGGAAGTCCGCAGCCAACCAGTAATGAAGAAGTATGTTTATTTTTAGGGTCGATAAAATAGCCCAGAAAATCATCCATGAACTTTTGTGTCAGGGAACGTGCCTCCATGTATGCATTCATGTTGATGTCGGGGACTAAAAAACCTGCATTTTTAAGCATAGCCTGAATGGTGATGACATCCGGATGAACCATTCCCCAGCTTAATGGTTCCATGGCCACATCAATATAGTCGGCTCCTGCACGTGCTACTTCCAGCATGGAAGCCACTGAAAAGCCAGGTCCGGAGTGCCCGTGATACTGTACGATCAGGTAAGGATATTTATCTTTAATCGCTTTGACAAGCAAACCAAGTTCAACAGGGCGTCCTACTCCTGCCATATCTTTCAGGCAGACTTCGTCAGTGCCATATTCAACCATCTTATCCACCACAGCTAAATAATAGTCAACTGTATGAACAGGGGAATACGTTATAGACAATGTACCTTGTGAAATCATCCCTGCTTCTTTTGCGAATCTGATTGACAATTCAAGGTTACGGTGATCGTTTAGGCCGCAAAATGAACGTGCAATATCAACACCCTGCGCTTTTTTAACTTTATACATCAATCTTCTGACATCAGCAGGAACCGGATACATCCGGATACCGTTCAGGGCACGCTCCAGCATGTGGGTCTGAATGCCTGCCTTGTTAAATGTTTTTGTCCATTCCCTGACGGCATAATTGGGATTTTCACCAAATAAGAGGTTCACCTGTTCAAAAGCACCTCCATTGGTTTCTATCCTTGAGAAGCACCCCATTTCGACAATGACAGGGGCGATTTCGATGAGTTGATCCACGCGGGGAACATATTTCCCTGATGATTGCCACATATCTCTGTAAACCAGACTGAATTTTATTTCTCTTGCCATAAAAACGACTAAATCTTGGTTGTAAAATGTTGTAAAATCTTTATTTTCTTTAGTTTTTTGCCTTTCAAAACCCGGGTGCAAAATACCTGAATTATTGATTTTGCAAAAGAAAATTTATTCTTTATAAAGCATTTTTTTTGACCTCAGGTTTATGTTTACTTTTGAATGAAAATGCAAACATGGATATTAAAATAATCAGGCTGATTGCCGGTGAACTTCAGTTAAAGGAGGAACAGGTAGAAGCCGTCTCAGCTTTACTGGACGAAGGAGCCACCATTCCTTTTATTGCCCGCTACCGGAAAGAAATGACAGGGAGCCTGGATGAAACCTTTATTGAAAAAATATCGCTTCTGTTTCAGAAATACCAGGATCTGGAGGCCAGAAAAAAGACCATTTTAAACACAATTGAAGAGCAGGGAAAACTAACAGAAGATTTGCGGGTCAGAATTGAAAACTGTTTTAATGCAACAGAGCTGGAAGATATTTACCTGCCATATAAACCAAGGAAGAAAACAAGGGCAGATGTTGCCCGTGAAAATGGACTGGAATCCCTTGCCCGGATGATAATGGCTCAGAACGCAGACAATATTGAACAGATGGCGAAACGCTTTGTAAATGAGAAGGTAAAAGATATTGAAAGCGCCTTGTCGGGGGCAAGAGACATTATTGCCGAATGGGTCAATGAAAATCAGCATGCAAGAAACAGAATCAGGAAATTATTTTCAGCCGAAGCGGTTTTGTATTCAAGAGTCATCAGGGGAAAAGAGGAGGAAGGGAGCAATTTTGAAGATTATTTCTCTTTTCAGCAGTTATTGAGGCAGATACCTTCCCATCGCTTTCTGGCTGTCATGAGGGGGATGAATCAGAAATTTCTGAAAGTCAGTATTGAACCTGATGAAGAAAAGGGTATTGCAATGCTAAATCAGATGTTTGTGAAAGGGAAAAACAGTTCCTCTCAACAGGTTGAAAAAGCAGTTGCTGATGCCTATAAAAGACTCTTAAAGCCATCAATGGAAAATGAAATAACGGCTGTTTACAAGGAAAAATCTGACAGAGAGGCCATCGGAGTATTTGCTGAAAACCTCAGGCAGTTGTTGCTCGAACCTCCATTAGGCAATAAGCGAATCATGGCAATAGACCCGGGATTCCGGACAGGCTGCAAGGTGGTTTGTCTGGATGAAACAGGCAATTTACTGGAATACTCAGCTATTTTTCCCCATCCGCCTGTCAATGAGCCTGAAAAATCGGCAAAGATTATTCAGCGCCTGATTGAGAAAAATAATCCGGAAATCATTGCAGTCGGAAACGGGACGGCTGGCAGGGAAACCAGAGCATTTCTGAAAAATCTGGAATGCTGTAAGTCTTTGAAAATTTTTATGGTAAGTGAGGATGGAGCTTCTGTTTATTCAGCTTCGGAAACAGCGCGAAAAGAATTTCCGGACCTTGACCTGACCGTCAGGGGAGCTGTTTCCATTGGCAGAAGATTAATGGATCCATTGGCAGAACTGGTAAAAATTGACCCTAAATCCATCGGAGTCGGACAATATCAGCATGATGTTGATCAGAACGAACTCAAAAGAGCATTGGACAGGGTAACCGAAAGTTGTGTCAATCTGGTGGGTGTTGAATTGAATTCGGCCTCAGTGGAATTGCTGACCTATGTGTCGGGGATAGGCCCTCAGCTGGCAGAAAATATTGTTGAATACCGGAAGCAGAACGGCAGTTTCAATTCGAGGGCTGAGTTGCTGAAAGTCAAGCGCCTCGGACAAAAAGCTTACGAGCAATCTGCAGGTTTCTTACGCATCAGGCAGGCTGAAAATCCACTCGACAACAGTGCTGTTCATCCTGAAAGTTATTATATTGTGGAGAAAATGGCTAAAAACCTTGGTTTAAGTGTCAGAAACCTGATAGGGAATTCTGAAGTCCTGAAAAATATAAAACTGATGGATTATGTGGATGGAAAAGTTGGACTACCAACACTTCAGGACATTATCAGGGAACTGGAACGTCCGGGTCGTGATCCGCGTGAAAGCATTACCAACATTGATTATAAAGAAGAGATAAACGATATAAATGATTTAAAGGAGGGGATGATACTCGAGGGAATTGTAACCAACATTACTGCATTCGGGGCTTTTGTCAATCTTGGGATAAAAGAAGATGGGCTGGTGCATGTTTCTGAAATGGCAGAAAAATTTGTCAGAAATCCGCTTGAAGTTGTGAAACTCAGACAAAAAGTAAAGGTCAGGGTGATAAAAATTGATTTACAGAGAAAACGTATTCAGCTGTCAATGAAGGGATTAAGCTGAAATGTTACCAAAAAACGTGGACTTTTCAGGCTTTTGCTGAATGCCTAACTTTGCAGCATTGAATTTTTGATGAAAAGGATAAATAAAAAGTATTTTTTCAGAATATTAATCATTACCGGAAGTATTGCTGCGGTAATCTTTTCCGTACTTTTACTTTTGAAGAATCCGGTATTCCGCAACATCTCCGAAAATAGAATAAGAGGGATCAACCAAAAGTATTCGATTTACATAGAATATGGGCAACTCAGGCTGAAAGGGTTCAATAAAATCCGCATAACAGGTTTATCTGTTGAAAATGATGGATTATCCCTGCTTTCTGCTAATAATTTGACAGTGAAAATCAGCCCGTTAAAAGCTCTTTTCGGAAAAATAGACCTGAAAAAAGTTGATATTGACAGTTTTTGTGTCAATCTGAACAGGGATTCGAACCATTGTTCCTATTACATCAGAAAAAGAAAAGCTGCTGCTGATACTTCTAATACATTAAATTTCAGAGACTACAGGAAGCAGGCACAGTCTCTTTTTCGTTTTCTGGAAGGATTTCTCCCATCTTCAATGAATATAAAATCTTTTCAGGTTAATATTCGTTATTTTGACGAAAATGAATCCTTTCTGACGAATGATTTTCACCTGAAAAACAATCATTTCGAACAGCTTTTCCATGTTTATTCAAAAGGAGAATCATCAGGTTTTAAGGTGAAATATACTTACCTGCCCGCCAAGCATGAAGTGCTTTTGAATACAGAACATCTTACCGGCCATCCGGTTGTCTTTCCGTTTCTTCTGACTAAGTACAAACTTTCGCTTTACAGCAGAAATGCTTCTTTTTCAATACGCTTCATTCAGATGAATTCATCAACAGACAGGTTTGAAGGGCAGGTCAGGCTGAAAGACGCCCGGATCCATCATTTCAGAATTTCATCGGATTCATTGAATATCAGGAAAACAGATTTTCATTTTGCGTTTAACATTAAATCCGCATCCATCGAACTCGACAGCAATTCTTTTGTTTTATTGAATAATTTTAAGGTGAACCTATACTCACTTTACGACAAAACAAAAGGAAAAAGGGCGGTATTTGCCTTTCATATTCCAAGGTCGGATGTTAAAGACTTAATCAACAGCATTCCAAAAGGTGTTTTTGAAAATCTGGAAGGCTTTGATGCGACAGGAGAAATAGCTTATCGGTTTCTGATTGATGTGGACTTGCAACAACCTGATTCACTGGTATTTTTTAATAAATTGTATCGCTATGATTTTCAGGTAAAAAATTTTGGTAAAATCAACACTCAGCGACTTCTCAGTGAATTTGAATATACTGCATACAAAAAAGAGGTTCCGGTCAGAACCTTTATGGTTGGTCCGTCTAATCCTTATTTTACCAATATCGACCAAATTTCCCCATATTTGAAAAAGGCAGTTTTATACTCAGAAGACGGGGCTTTTTATTATCATGCCGGCTTTATTGAAGAAGCCATCCGTGAAGCCATTATCACAAACATCAAACACAGACGTTTTGTCAGGGGAGGCAGTACCATCACCATGCAGTTTGTTAAAAACATGTTTCTCAACTCCAAAAAGGTGATGACACGTAAAATTGAAGAAATCATCATCACCTGGCTGATTGAAAGATACCGATTGCTGCCGAAAGACAGGATTTTTGAAATTTATCTTAATTTTATCGAATGGGGGCCTGATATTTATGGAGTAGGCGAAGCTTCCGATTTTTATTTTCATAAAAAACCTTCTCAGATTAACCTTGATGAAGCTATTTTCATGGCCGGAATTATTCCCAGGCCAACTTCCTTTATGTGGGTTTTCGATAATCAGGGAAAACTTAAAAGCTTTTTTGTCAGTCATTGCCGCTTTGTGGCAGGAAGAATGCTGAAAAAAGAGGCTATCACTCAGGAAGAATACGACAATTTCAAAGCCGATGTCAGCCTGACCGGACGTGCAAAAGAATTTCTGAAAACAGACACCATTTCATCAGATACCACATTTATTGAAGTTTTTAAATGAGAAGACTCCCGACATTTTTCTATTCATTTTTACTGGTTTCTTTATTGCTGAATTCCTGTGTTTATTTAAAGAAAGCCCCGGAACTGCCTCATGCGACATGGCAAGATAAAGAAGTTTATCAAATTCCTCTGCAGATTCCTTTTTCCGGCTATTCTCATATCAGAAAGCTGAATCCTCATAAATTATTTTTCGATGCAGACAGCCTCTACCTCTCTATGATGGATACCTGCATTCCTTTTTATTACAATATTTTTGACGGAAAAATCAGCAGTAATAATGATAAACTGGTTCAGTTCATTGATAAATGGATGCATACACGATACAGAAGAAGCGGAAGCTCGCTTTCAGGAACAGATTGCTCCGGCTTTGTCAACAGCCTTTACAGAGAGGTTTATGGGAAAAAACTTAGCCGAAGCTCCTATACCATGATTCATGATGTCAACATTATCCCGAAATCAGAATTACAGGAAGGCGATCTGGTATTTTTCAAAATCAGAAAAGGAAGAATTTCGCATGTGGGTTTTTACCTGAGCAAAGGTTATTTTATTCATGCAGCCAGAAGGGGAGGAGTTATTATCAGTTCACTGGATGAACCCTATTACAAGCGGACTTTTTATGCTGCAGGAAGGGTTAAATTTTGACAATTTTAATGCTTTTTCTCAAATTTTCATTCCACATTGTAAGTATATAAATGCCTTCAGGAAAGCTTGAAATATCAATTGTTCCAATGTTTTCAGTTATTTCCCTGTGTATGAGAATTTTACCATAAAAATCAGTAATCTGAACGGAGATTTTCTGAGATGAACTTGATTCTATCCTTATTTTATCATTCGAAAATGTCGGATAGACTTTCAGATTAGTTTCTTTTGCGTTTTCATTCATCCCGATATATGCACAAAAATCTTCCATCTTAGTGATGGCATTAAACACATCAAGTCGCCCGTTGGTAACAGTAATATTGTACAGACTTCCAAGCGGCTTAACACCCTGAAGAATAAAGCTTTTCATCAAAAGAGCCAGACTATCCGGATGGTTTAAGCCGATTTTCAGAAGCCCGTTGCAGGCAGAGGCATAAAGCAAAGCCAAAGCTCCGGC
Proteins encoded in this region:
- a CDS encoding nucleotidyltransferase domain-containing protein, yielding MIEVFSGFEDIEKAVLFGSRAKGNFKNGSDIDIVLFGSELKYETVLSVGFMLNEECNLPYHFDIVDNNTIENDELKAHIQRVGKVIYSKFTDS
- a CDS encoding biotin/lipoyl-binding protein is translated as MAREIKFSLVYRDMWQSSGKYVPRVDQLIEIAPVIVEMGCFSRIETNGGAFEQVNLLFGENPNYAVREWTKTFNKAGIQTHMLERALNGIRMYPVPADVRRLMYKVKKAQGVDIARSFCGLNDHRNLELSIRFAKEAGMISQGTLSITYSPVHTVDYYLAVVDKMVEYGTDEVCLKDMAGVGRPVELGLLVKAIKDKYPYLIVQYHGHSGPGFSVASMLEVARAGADYIDVAMEPLSWGMVHPDVITIQAMLKNAGFLVPDINMNAYMEARSLTQKFMDDFLGYFIDPKNKHTSSLLVGCGLPGGMMGSMMADLKGVHEGLNRFHENAGKKPLNIDELLVKLFNEVSYIWPMLGYPPLVTPFSQYVKNIALLNVLAIEQGKERFQNIDNNSWDMILGKAGQLPGPLAPEIIEIAKKQGKEFYTGVPQEAFPDELPKYIAEMEQLGWDRGQDDEELFEFAMHDRQYRDYKSGIAKKRFQEELAKARADLSSAINVRSAQPKPETSSKDIVSPLFGTVYYNLNYYMREDDITVGTVVRKGQRLCYILSDLNYHELKSEYDGEITEIFIKQGQPVHKGDVILRIR
- a CDS encoding RNA-binding transcriptional accessory protein, encoding MDIKIIRLIAGELQLKEEQVEAVSALLDEGATIPFIARYRKEMTGSLDETFIEKISLLFQKYQDLEARKKTILNTIEEQGKLTEDLRVRIENCFNATELEDIYLPYKPRKKTRADVARENGLESLARMIMAQNADNIEQMAKRFVNEKVKDIESALSGARDIIAEWVNENQHARNRIRKLFSAEAVLYSRVIRGKEEEGSNFEDYFSFQQLLRQIPSHRFLAVMRGMNQKFLKVSIEPDEEKGIAMLNQMFVKGKNSSSQQVEKAVADAYKRLLKPSMENEITAVYKEKSDREAIGVFAENLRQLLLEPPLGNKRIMAIDPGFRTGCKVVCLDETGNLLEYSAIFPHPPVNEPEKSAKIIQRLIEKNNPEIIAVGNGTAGRETRAFLKNLECCKSLKIFMVSEDGASVYSASETARKEFPDLDLTVRGAVSIGRRLMDPLAELVKIDPKSIGVGQYQHDVDQNELKRALDRVTESCVNLVGVELNSASVELLTYVSGIGPQLAENIVEYRKQNGSFNSRAELLKVKRLGQKAYEQSAGFLRIRQAENPLDNSAVHPESYYIVEKMAKNLGLSVRNLIGNSEVLKNIKLMDYVDGKVGLPTLQDIIRELERPGRDPRESITNIDYKEEINDINDLKEGMILEGIVTNITAFGAFVNLGIKEDGLVHVSEMAEKFVRNPLEVVKLRQKVKVRVIKIDLQRKRIQLSMKGLS
- a CDS encoding transglycosylase domain-containing protein, which translates into the protein MKRINKKYFFRILIITGSIAAVIFSVLLLLKNPVFRNISENRIRGINQKYSIYIEYGQLRLKGFNKIRITGLSVENDGLSLLSANNLTVKISPLKALFGKIDLKKVDIDSFCVNLNRDSNHCSYYIRKRKAAADTSNTLNFRDYRKQAQSLFRFLEGFLPSSMNIKSFQVNIRYFDENESFLTNDFHLKNNHFEQLFHVYSKGESSGFKVKYTYLPAKHEVLLNTEHLTGHPVVFPFLLTKYKLSLYSRNASFSIRFIQMNSSTDRFEGQVRLKDARIHHFRISSDSLNIRKTDFHFAFNIKSASIELDSNSFVLLNNFKVNLYSLYDKTKGKRAVFAFHIPRSDVKDLINSIPKGVFENLEGFDATGEIAYRFLIDVDLQQPDSLVFFNKLYRYDFQVKNFGKINTQRLLSEFEYTAYKKEVPVRTFMVGPSNPYFTNIDQISPYLKKAVLYSEDGAFYYHAGFIEEAIREAIITNIKHRRFVRGGSTITMQFVKNMFLNSKKVMTRKIEEIIITWLIERYRLLPKDRIFEIYLNFIEWGPDIYGVGEASDFYFHKKPSQINLDEAIFMAGIIPRPTSFMWVFDNQGKLKSFFVSHCRFVAGRMLKKEAITQEEYDNFKADVSLTGRAKEFLKTDTISSDTTFIEVFK
- a CDS encoding C40 family peptidase, which codes for MRRLPTFFYSFLLVSLLLNSCVYLKKAPELPHATWQDKEVYQIPLQIPFSGYSHIRKLNPHKLFFDADSLYLSMMDTCIPFYYNIFDGKISSNNDKLVQFIDKWMHTRYRRSGSSLSGTDCSGFVNSLYREVYGKKLSRSSYTMIHDVNIIPKSELQEGDLVFFKIRKGRISHVGFYLSKGYFIHAARRGGVIISSLDEPYYKRTFYAAGRVKF